Sequence from the Maribacter aquivivus genome:
AAACAACCATTTGTAGCAACGCTTAAAAGGGTTTTTTACATTGTCCAAAAATACAAGGTCATGTATAGTTAATACGGTTTTAACACCAATTAAAGCTATTAATACATCATGAATATGTCCTGTAATATGATGTATGGCATGTTTATTCTTTTTTTTATAAGTAAAAATATTATTTTTCAGAACGTCTATTGGCATAGAGCCTACGCAAGAAACTTCATAAATGGTTATATCTAATGTGGTATCCAACTCTTTTATCAATGTTCTGAATACTCGATGTATGGAATGACCTACTTTTGGGTTTCTAAAGAAATAGTTGATTTTCATTCGAGGTTTTTTTAAATATTAGATGTTACATTACTAATAATTAATGGGGTTTTGTTCCCTACTTGACGTATTTTATTGGTTTTTGTATATCTAATTTTAATTTCAGAACGAGATCGTTTTTTTAATAAGTCCACCATTTTTTCTGCGCTGATTTTACAACCTTCTTTTATTCTAGGCACAAAATTTATTGATACTGAGAAGTCAACTTGTTGTATTAATTGGAGTTCTTTAAACATACCCATATGTTCATTGAACATTGCCATTATATGCTCTCCTTTAATATGAAGTCCAGAAGGTGTGACAATATGAGTTGACTGTCGCCCATGTATATTATTCATTAAAGGTAAAGGAATGCCACATGTGCACTTCATTTCTTTGTATTGACCTTCATCCCCAATTTCATAACGTATTAATGGAAAAGCATAGTTGGTTAAATCTGTCAGCAAAATTTTACCTGTTGTATTCGGTGGTATTGGCTGATTAAATTCATCTACAAATTCAATATGAACAGTGTCTTGCATAATGTGTAGACCTTCTTTATTTGGGCATTCTGCGGCAATCAACATTATTTCGGTATTTCCATATTGATCGCATACAGGTGCACCAAAGGCTTTTTCCATTAGTATTCTTTGTTCTTCAAATAATGGTGCAGATGTTACCCATACCATTTTGGGAGCATGTATTTTTATATTGTTATCTAATAAATACAAGGCAAATTCGAAAACAACATCTACATATCCTTGTAATAAAGTAGGCTTAATTCTATTAAAATCCCTAACATATTTTTCTAGCTGTTTTTTCTGGGGATTAGCTGCCGCCAAGAAAATTCTTTTAGTAGGCCACCATAGAATTGTGTTAAGTATTTGTTTAAAAAATGACTTTTTAAAACGATAAATAAATGCTTGGTTTTCCCAAGGGTTAATGCCCCACCAACTTAAAATACGCCATCTAATTGGTGTTTCTGGATGTCTATTGTCATGAATTACCGAAACAGGAAGGCTGGTACTGCCAGATGTGCTAACCTTGTCACAATAAGATGGTGATACATTATTTACCTTTATAGAATGAAAATTATTACGTATTTCTTCTCTGGTTAAAGGTGGTATTTTTAAAAATTCTTCTGTTGTTAGATTACCTGTTTCATTGATTTTCAAATCTGCATATTTCTTTTTGTAGAAATCAGAATGTTCTTTTGCATGTTGAAAAATTGCATTACGCTTTTTAATATTGATACTTGAAATATTTTGATTCTTCAGCGCATCATCTGTTTTTCTATGTAATCGATCTAGCTTGGGACGTAGAATTTTTGTCTTCAATAAAAATATCAATTTTGAAAAACTGCC
This genomic interval carries:
- a CDS encoding phenylacetate--CoA ligase family protein, translating into MQITPPKNVLTARGSFSKLIFLLKTKILRPKLDRLHRKTDDALKNQNISSINIKKRNAIFQHAKEHSDFYKKKYADLKINETGNLTTEEFLKIPPLTREEIRNNFHSIKVNNVSPSYCDKVSTSGSTSLPVSVIHDNRHPETPIRWRILSWWGINPWENQAFIYRFKKSFFKQILNTILWWPTKRIFLAAANPQKKQLEKYVRDFNRIKPTLLQGYVDVVFEFALYLLDNNIKIHAPKMVWVTSAPLFEEQRILMEKAFGAPVCDQYGNTEIMLIAAECPNKEGLHIMQDTVHIEFVDEFNQPIPPNTTGKILLTDLTNYAFPLIRYEIGDEGQYKEMKCTCGIPLPLMNNIHGRQSTHIVTPSGLHIKGEHIMAMFNEHMGMFKELQLIQQVDFSVSINFVPRIKEGCKISAEKMVDLLKKRSRSEIKIRYTKTNKIRQVGNKTPLIISNVTSNI